tttggtctctgcatttatcccaatccgtgaattagtgaaacacactcagcacacagtgaacacacagtgaggtgaagcacacgctaatcccggcgcagtgagctgcctgcaacaacagcggcactcggggagcagtgaggggttaggtgccttgctcaagggcacttcagccgtgcctactggtcggggttcgaagagagagagagagagagagagagagagagagagagagacagagagataccaatatatatatattggattAGTTTAATCAGTATGCCTTGGGCTACATGACAAAGAATCTGAGAGGCTTATGAGGATATTCACCCATTTGCCAAACGCACAGAGAGCTGTCTGCCTTTGGGAGGAAGAAGATGGAAACATAGGATCCTATTAGCAGGTCAGCTCCTCTGCTCCTGGCACACTTGTGTTGTAAGTTATATGCAAAACATTAATCCTACTCTGTGATTCAGAGCCCAGAATCCATAGCCTGTTGAAGAATTTGGTTTATAATGGCACAAGGAGTAATAATTTAGCAGGGATAGTTGATTCTGCCACTAAATTGGATgccatctatctatccagtGCAAAACCTCGCAACTGAGATGGGCAAAATTCACAtggacatttgtaaataaatgtgtcCAATTTATATATTTCTTGGAGATACAAGGCCGTAAATAGCATCATTCACGGACACTAAGTGTCCAAAATATAGGTTAATAATAGGTTTAATAACTGAAAAATGGTATACTGAATAGTTTAATAACTGGAAAATGATATGCTGAATGGTTTAATAACTGGAAAGACAAAGGGAGTGCAGAGGTGAGTTAAGTTCTAGGTTAAGTGAAGAAACCTGATTACAGAGAAAACGAGGAAACACTGACTTGCCTTGAACACTAATCCTCTCTTAGTCTTAATCTCCTAGTCTTGAGCCATCACTACTGCATGTGAAAGTCGTAGAAAGCCAAGAAACCATGAAATACCACTTGAAAACAAGTGGATACAGATTGGtgatttccacggaattatgcACTTCCTTCTCTTTCTGCCCTTTGTCTATTTGATCAGTTTGCTCTTTTGAAGTTAAGAGTAGTGCTTATTAGCTACTACTAACTGAACTTTTACGTACATTCTTTACGTAACCCAAAAGCCCATTGCATAAAATTAAGATTTGTTCCCATCAGCTCATCACTTCCAATTCCAACAATTACACTTAACTTCAGCAAGGATTTGTTTGAAACGGTAATATTAATGTCTATTTATGAAGTATCTTGTGGGGACACACAATGTTTTACTAAATGTGTCAGTAATTGCTTGAAGACAGACATTTTCAACTATGATGCTAATGTACTGGAAATGTGTCACACTGCACACTGTGTGGAGGGCCTACAAGAGATTAGCCATTTGAATCAGAAATGATGAGTTGTCCATTCCTGAACATTATGCAAGAGACTTGTTTATTGATAacattatgttttgttttcactCTGATGCATTCAGAGTGGCctaagagaggaggagtggcaTGATGATGCCAGGTGGGCAGGGGTAAAAGGTGGCATGGGGGCAGGGGTAAAAGGTGGCATGGGGTGAAGAAGGGGGCAAAACACAACTTATTTAGTTAAAAAGTGTCATAGCTTAGTTGTTTTGATTTGGATGTTGTTTGCATGATCACATGGCCCATGGTAATATATAGCGTATTCAGAAACCAGACCAAACATGCAAATGCCGCACACCCACGTATTTGAATAtttgttaaacatttattttgttccTGTTTGAGCCAAATTCTAAACGTTTATTTTGTGATGTTAGCGTTCTccatctcttgctctctgtgcCGGTCTCAAGCAACTCTCTCAGCCCACGATCGTTTTGACCAACGCtgctaatattttttttccagtccagcacatgaGGGGCAGCTCAGCCACAAAGGCTCAGTCCGAAGTGAAAGGCGAGTGAGATTGCACTGATACACTTCAAGGCTGTGATAACAAATCCTGCTCTCCCCAGCAGATGTGCCAGTAGACATCCGTCTACACGCTTTGTTGCATCTCTCTTGAGTGGCCAATATGAGGGAACAAAAGAATTTCTCTGAAAGGTTTCCACATGCCAGTGGCTCAGCAgaggtgacactacctgaactaTGCTGCCCGGCACGGAAcacacggcacggcacggcacagcAAAGCCCAGCCTAGCACGGCACGGCACAGGAGAAATGCTGAAATGCTGCACACAGACTTTGTCAATTCAACACTAATTTGTCACActtcaaatgtaaaaaaaaaaatcacaggctTAAAATTGGACTAATTattgtatatatattttgtgtACTGGAACTGTATGCATTTTGGCAATGCAGCATCACTAGCATTGAAATAATTATCAGCCACAATAATTTGTAAACAAATACATATGGCTTTAACTAGGAACATTTCCACTACTATCTGAGCAATTAAGGCTTCCTGTGTCTTGATATGATTTGACTGTCTTATTTCTCTTAAGGAGAATTGCCTAATGTGTTTTACGCTGCATCTTTTGTACttttcaaaaaataaaatattaattACAAAAGAAGAAAATTGCCTGCTACATAAAACATAGCCTCTGTCTCCATCACCGGCTCTCCCAACGCCCACCAGTGTCCACACACCTGGGAGCTGTGGCACCTGTCAGCCCTCTCTGGAAGCTCTCAGCTGGGTCGAAAGGTCTCCTGCGCCCAGCTCCACGCCTGCATATGCCACCGCACTGTCTGTTGTTCAGCCTTTGTACTTTACAATGGGGATAAAAATCAGGAGGATTTCTCCTGACATCAAAACAGGGCGCCATGTGTCACACTGCAagatagtgtttttttttttttttttgtcttttacaGGCTTTGTGATCCAGTAtggctttttgtattttttttttccagaaacAGCACACAGCCTTTCTTtgtctgacaaaaaaaaatgacaccTACTGACAAACCTTGTCAGAGGGTTTCTGAGCACAAAAGCACTGAGGACACACCTGCAGATGACATCACACTGTGATTCTAATAGGGAGTAAATAACATGAAGAGTGATGGAACTTCAATGGAACTTTATCTAAAGTCATCTAAGTTCAGGACCTAGTCAGGAATGTAATTAAAGTGACTTAATTGAAAAGGATTGGGAAGCCTTTATGATTAAGAGGGGCACTTATGGAAGACCATAGGTTATTTCTGAAAAATAAATTATGTACTTGCAATTATGCCATTGCAATTATCTTTATTAGAAAAATACCTATTATTCAAATGTCCAGATGTGCCACACTCTGtgtgaagaagaaagagagagcgatatATAGATGTACCAGTGTTTAATCATAATTGATTAGTTGAATAaagttatctatctatctatctatctaggtcagtgtttctcaaagtgtggtccggggaccactggtggtccgcaagctatcccaagtggtccgcaagcagacatggtaaaatataatatagatgagttgtttgcaatatttaacaaatgtgtatgtaaattcaaacagttctgcaacactgcctatgtaagctacaccagtttaaatcatatgaatcctatGATCCAACAATAAGCAAGGTTGTTCAGTGAggtctattgtgtaatatactgttgaagtgggtctactgttgttttttttttaattaagtggtccgtgaggttattttttactggttaagtggtccttgatctgaaaatgtttgagaaacactgatctaggTCTATatatctcttttgtgaaacatCTCAACTCATAATGTTCATGATCACTTACCAGACATGTGAATGGGGGTGTGTTTCATTTTATTAAGAGCAGCTAGACAGTATTTCTCCACTTAGTCAAGGAGATTCAACAATGCAATGGAAGTCTGCCTTAACAGTCCAACGAcaaaaaaaatgcaaacactataaattaaattaacttCGAAGACAATGCGTATGGCTTAGCCTAGTCACCAACGCTAGATAGTAAATAGTATAAAAAATCATGAAAACACCCAATATTGAAACATATACAGCATTACTATTTACACACCATATCACAAATGATTCAAAAGGTATATAAACGGGGCTACTTCCCTGATAATCCCCTTATTATTACTTATCATTTTGGCCTGGTAATCCATCACATTCGAGCGCGGTGGAGGTGAATGGTGTGATTGTGTCCAAAGAGATCTCTCCATCACACTCATAGTGTCCAATAGCTGGCAACAGCATATGTTTGTGGTTTCGAGACACATTAGAAGTCACCGACACCTTGTCAAAGGGCAAGCCAGTGTCCTCCCTAGAACTGACCACTTCGTGTGGAAGTGGAATGACTAATGGTTGTGCGTCTTTTTGGAGAGTCGTGTCATGATGATAGGACACCAGTTCGTTACTGAAGTTGACTGCTTCCACGGTGTTACTTGGACAAATTTTGTTACAACCTAAGATAGAGGAAAATGCTTTCCTAAAATCCGCATTGAAGGCGTATATGACAGGATTTAAGGACGAATTCGCCCAACCGAACCAAACGAATATAGTGAACGTTGTGTCGCTGACGCACTGACAGAATGGCACCATGCAGTTTAGAACAAAGAAAGGAAGCcagcaacacacaaacacgcccaTTATGACTGAAAGAGTTTTTAAAACTTTGGTCTCTTTCTTAAAAGTTGTTTTCAATGAGCTTTCAGTGGAGCAGTCGGTATGTAAGTTATTTTGCGCTTGCTCGGCAGCCCTCTCCAAAGAGGATATTCGTCTTATTTGTGTTTGCGCAATACGGAAAATCCTTGTATAAGTGGCAATCATTATGATCACAGGAATGTAAAAGCTTATTAGAGACGAAGAGATGgcgtaggttttgttcaggttagcTTTGCAGTTTATGGTCTGGTTGATGCTGTGTGCGTCCTCTGCGTCCCCCTCTGCCATGTGCCAGTTGAGTTGGACAGGTATGAAAGATATGAGGATGGACAGGGTCCATGCCAACCCAATCATCATGAATGCCATTCTGTGTGTCATCTTACGTTCATACCTAAACGGGCTTGCGATAGCCCAGTATCTATCCAGACTTATGATGCACAAATTTAGGATTGATGCAGTGGAACACATGATGTCAAAAGCGATCCAAACGCCACAGAAATTGCCAAAGAGCCACGAACCTGCTACCGCCGAGATAGCTTCCCATGGCATCACCAGAACCGCCACAAACAGATCCGATACCGCCAGAGAAATTACAAAAAAGTTGGTCACTTTGGAGCGGAGGTGCCTGAATTTTACAACCGCCGCGCAAACAAGCATGTTTCCAAGCAGAGTCGAGACTATgaggaggaacaggaggaaaCCGATGATCAACGCTCGGACACTGTCTTGGCGCTCGCTCCCCTCGTCTGTGCCGTTCGACAGAACTTGCGTTTCATTTGTAAAGTTATCCATATCTCATTCTCTTcaaaacagtaggctattcatccaACATCGTGTATTACCCACACGTCGATATGCTTCCTCTTTTTTTGTGAGCCCAGCTGGTTCGTAAAATAGCCTAATTATAGCCTACGCTTCAAACATCCATAATCACTCTCTCATCACATCCCCTGACTGATCACACGTGGGCCAGGTAAAGTCATCTTGAATAATTTGGCTTGACGTCTATTTTTCTCCTACTTTTTGGCAACCCCGGTGTTTTCTCTGTGTCCATGTGTCCTTGGTTTGGAGAGAGAAAAGTCCCAGGAACGCTTCATGGCTTTTAGGACAGCAGACGCATGTGATTGGTTTCTATCTACTGAACATTTGAATTCCCCCAACCGTCCTCTGGGGCCTCGCCTTGCTTCAGACCATGTAAGACTGAGTGTCTCCAATAGGACACAAGTCTAACGATTACAAATGAGCAGGAATACAGCATAGACTAAATAATATTCCACTATTTTCTGACTATAATATTACtattttaaatgtagcctatgatataaaacatattttgctCTGGTAAAAAAAACAAGCGCTTAAAAAACCCAAAGAAACCTTACACAGTTTATCAACCAAATTACTTTTCCCTTCCCTATCTGAAAATTGTTTAAGTTGAACAACTAGTCGCTTTAGTCTATCTGAGTGGCCAAGATGtaatttccattttttttccatgtgCATTAGGCCATACCCAATTTCGGTCAGTCAAACATACATCATACACAAGCGAACCCATTGCGCCCATATCTTTCCAGAGTGACCGAAATCACGCCGCATTTAAGCCATACTGTTCAACTGAGTATCCACCTCGTTTTTACGGAACTCTAGAGGGGTCATTGCAAAATATGTTTTGGTATAATACTTATATATTCAGAAAACGTGCACTCATTTTTACTAAATTATGTACACATTTtaatacatcatgtacacattttactaaattgtgcactcattctactaaattgtgctcacgatttagtaaaacgttaCTAAATTGTCTGCACATTTTAAATCATGCAcacgatttactaaattgagagcacaatttagtcaaaTGAGTGCACTATTCAGTAAAACAtatgcacaatttagtaaaatgagtaggctacacattttctcgatacacaaaaatatcttgcaatgacacctcctgggcttCTTACCATCTCTTTCATGGCTTAAACTACACATCAGCCTGATTTCCCTTGTTCCTACCTGGCCAGGCTGACCTATAGGTGCCATCCACATGTAATAAGCAAACACGTCTAATATATTGCATGACATTAATGGCTCGGACGCCATGGTCCTGTtatattcaaattcaaaatgagtaTAATTTTCTTAGGTTTATCAAGGTAGTTTGGTTGCAATCAATTAGCAAATAAGGTAGGCTCTGATACGGCTCTGTGTTGTGAAGGCGGATGTAGGTTGCTTTCTAGCTCCCCCTGGCGACTATCTGTCAATTGATCAGGCCCCTCCATTATTGTAATAGTTTATAGGTGTATTAAGCAGGGTATAGGCCAGTTCTACAGTGTgttgcagtagcctaggctacccctCAACAATAATTGTGTAAAACTCTGTTATTATTGCATGTGTACTTATAATTAAGTTGGCCCATGTAACGTGGTATTGTAGGCTAGTGACTTCTTCCGAGCAGTAGATGTCGCTTCAACTCCAAGAAATCCCAGTTTTGCGGCGAGTGACTTGGGAAAGACATGACGTCACACTCAGATTCAAAATGGCCTCTATTTATGGAAGGAGTGAAGCTGGCTAAAATCGCTCGGTTAATTATCCATAACAAACAATGACAGTAACAGTAGGGCTTTATTTAATCTCGCAGTGAAATGGAATACTTAAATAACAAAACATTGTCGCGGCGTAGTTGAGTCTCTGTAACATGAGATCTTGCCCAGCCGCCGAGAGAGGCTCCGCAGCAGGATTTTAAGTGCCAGTCTAAACGCGGACCATGAATGAAATGGAAAGGGCGGAAAATGGAGAGTTGGTGCTCGCGTTGTCTGTTGATCTAAACGAAAATGAAGAGGGAAACAAAAAACATCTTAGGCCAGCGTCTATGGATTGTAACATAGCAGAAGTCAAATCTCGCCTGTTGAATGACGGAAGCAAAAAGTCATACCCAGCCGATAAGGTAGCGCTGCCAGGGActggttatgtttatgtttccaGTCATAGTAAGAATGTAAACTCAGACGCTGCTCTGTCGTCCTTGCAGGTTACTTCACCGGTGGAGAGCAGCATTATGCTCGACTTGATCCCCGAGGCTCTCCCGGGGCCGATAAACGACAGCTGTGTCATTTTAGAACAGCACAGGGATGGCATACTAAACGGATTTCCTGAATCATCTGTTGAAACGACGGTGGTGGTGGGTCCGGAGGATGAGGGAGGGGGTAGCGGGGGGATCCCTTCCCACCAGACCGCAGCTGTGAGCAGAGACACACCGCAGGAAGGGAACGGAATGTTACTCTCAACTCGGGCTTCAGATACTGTCAGGCCCGAGGAGGAACGTGCAAGGGAGACCGAGGATTCCAACGCGGATAAACTGGACAAGGGTCATTTAAATCCAGAAGCGAGGCCAAAGTCTACTGCTGTCTCTCCGGCATTGTCATGTGCTGGTAAGCATCAGCAGAACTGCACGTGCATGTCTGCAATTGCAGACATGAAACTGTCCAACGGCGACGTTGATTTGGGCAATTCGATCGGTTTTCCAATGGATGTGACATGTGTTGATCACAGCCAGGAAACGCACTCTTCAGGAGGTCAAAACAATGAACTTGATGCCCCTGACGGAGAAACAAAGGTGTCAAATGGTGGATTGATGATTGTAAACAATAGCTCTCCTCACAGTAAAATATCTAATCTCACCCCTGGAACCGCAGGTGGCCTTTCCGATAGCGGCGTATTGACCCATCAACTTGAAAACAGCCGTAGCTCGCCCGGGTCGTATGGCTGCTCCAGTCGAGAGTCTGGCCATGCTAGCGAGGAGGCTTCTCCGGCTGACCAGCTGACAGACCCGGCTTGCTGGGCTTTCGAGCCTGAGGACGACCTCGTTGAACTTTCCTCTAAGCTCTCCATAACGCCGTCTCCCGAACGCACCAGCAGCGAAAATACCCAAACGGAATCGAGTCTTAGAGAGGATTCTAGCGAGGCATATGGTCCAAGTAGGCCACAATCGCTCCGGACTACCCCGAGCTATGCGGTTTCCCTCAGCTGCGACGCGACGCCTCTTAGTCCCGACGATGGAGAGGGATATATCGGTGCTGATGAAGGCATGGATCCGGACGGGACCTATAGGAACAGGTTTGAAGTTAGCCGCAGGCAAAGTGCTCCTGACCAGTGGCCGGATGGGCAGGCAGTGGACGTGGAGATGAACAGTGAACAGCCGGGCTCAAGCAAGAAACACGGCATTGCAGAATTCTTCACCAGGTATCAGTTCTATCCTCTTCCGTCCTAACAGCTTCAAGCATTGAAACAGTCTGCTACAACCTGACACACATTGTAGCCATGATACATTTTGTAACCCTCATTGGAAATTAAAATTCTCAGGCCAATAATAAGTAGGCATAACGGGAGAGTTATTTTAAAAGGTTATAGTGCCCGTCAAGACTGTTTCACCTTTGAGTTGAATAAGGCCTGCCTTGAGTGCCTTGGAGAGATAATGCTTTACCATTTGATTTACACCTGCCCTCAGGTAAATGACACGTGCATGATGGGGCTTGgagatgtttgtatgtgtgtacacacatgcagtgcatggatggatgttgtgtaaaattCATGACAGTGCAAACTCCATGTATACAACTTGGCTGTAAGGGAAGGcttgcagacagacacagactccaTTTTCATATAAGCACTATTTACTGTTTGTCACACTATTTGTGTTTGTCACATAGCCCACCCTAGTAGTGGATTTAGCCTATGATTCTGTTTTGTTAAGAGGGGTCAAATGATTCCTACTAAACAGTTACATTTAGTGGCATCAGATGACTTCTCTCAAAGCTCTGTGCTTGCTTCTTAGAATACAGGATGTCCTGACCTCTTACTTGCACATAGAGAGCATTATCCCACCTTCTTATACTCCTTGTGTAAGATAATGCACACACAAGGCAATCTCCCTGAGTATACAATATAGGCCAACTAAGCATCAAACTCTCCCTAGTGACGCCTCTATTGTGCTCTGATCACAAACCAAGACTAAAAGCATTCCAGTGGTGTAATTCATAAGATGGCGTCTTAAGTGAATCCAACCTTGCTAAGGAACACAAGACCGTGTTGTCTGTGGACACAAAAATAGGCATATTTTCTGCTTTAGACGTGGAACCAaacaagtaggctatttaaaaaaaaaaaaaagtctttggTGTTAACTAGGTTAAATTCACAGGACAAAGCCTTTAAGATGTGAGGACAGGGATGTCCTGTATTCAAAGGCATTTTCCACCTCCTTTGGGGTTTGGGTGTTTTCATCTGCCCTAATTAACAGACTTGTTAAGAGCTCAACTCTTTGATGCTGTTGTAATTGTAGCAAGCTTAACAACATTGTTGTGGGATATGCCTGCTGTGTGCATAGCGTTTGTGTGcattcaattcaagaattttcTGAAAACTCTTGCTGTTGCAAGTCAGTTATCTTGACACTTGGATGGGCTGGTAGGAGCTGAAGCGCCTTTTGGTATTTTATCTAAGCCTTACTTAAAATACCAGGTGTGTAAATATTTATATTGTCTAGAGACAAAGAGGGTAACAAGAGAAGGAAGGTGTCAAGTTGGGCTTGTGCCTGCTCCAGTCATTTGGACTGACATGCATTAAGCAAGAAATGgtcaaaaaaagcaattcaaGGGTAGGAGCAGGCTTCTCGCAGTCGTTTTGTCTTTCAGAGTGCTGGGCCAAAGTGAGAAACCAGGAAAGGAGGAAATGCGTCTGTGCAATAAAAAGATTGATATGTGCGAAGTGGGgccttttctccttctccttttcaAAAACAACAATCTCACGTGTTGGGAAGTGAAGTCCCCAATGGCGGACTTAAGAGTTTCTTGTGCACGACAGGCGGTGAAAAAGGTGTACCATTTCAGGATGATATCACCTCCCCTGCGGTCAGCCACGTTGGTTTGGACACATAAAGAGTGTGTATAAtaaccatcatcaccatcaccagcaAGCAGTCACAGCCAGACCACAAATCATTGTGAAAAGATGGCTTTGTCCTCTCTCTGTTGACCTTTAGCCCAATTCTATAGCCCAGTCCGTGTCCTCTGTGTTGACCTATAGCCCAGCCCGTGTCCTCTGTGTTAACCTGGGGCaggcgtggcctactggttaaggcttggggcttgtaaccggagggttgccggttcgatccccgaccagtaggaacggctgaagtgcccttgagcaaggcacctaacccctcactgctccccgagcgccgctgtagcaggcagctcactgcgccgggattagtgtgtgcttcacctcactgtgtgttcactgtgtgctgagtgtgtttcattaattcacggattgggataaatgcagagatcaaatttccctcacaggatcaaaagagtgtattcTACTTCACTTTACCTATAGCCCAGTCCTATAGCccagtgcgtgtgtgggtgctgtgctgtgtgctatGTGAGCTCCCAGTGCTCTGTTGTAGGGCTGCACCTGAAACATGGATCCTGTTGCACTGTTACACAACGACTTACACATCCTCAGTCCTCCTCACTCCAAATAGTTTTGCAGACTCttgtcctcttttctctctctctttctctccctctatctcttttctctctctctccctatctctctctctttttctctctctcctgttcagtttctctcactccatctctcactcttcctttcactcactcactcactcactcactcactcactcactcattcacacacacacacacacacacacacacacacacacacacacacacacacacacacacacacacacacacacacacacagattcgtACACTCTTGCTCTGTTTCttgctgtttttctctctgcacTCTGGGAGAAAAAAGCAACAGAGGAATGTCCCCTTTTATGAGTTGGACCACATACGCCGATGCAgccctctccatcctcctcactctaacacatatacacacacgcacacacacacgcgcacacacacacacacacacacacacacacacacacacacaccgatgcaGCCCGCTCCATCCTCCTCACTCtaacacatacgcacgcacgcacgcacgcacgcacgcacacacacacgcacacaccgatGCAgccctctccatcctcctcgctctaacacacacacacacacacacacacacgcacacgcacacacgcacgcacgcacgcaccgaTGCAGCCCTCTCCATCCTCCAAAtagatcatttaaaaaaaaaggaaaattacaaTATTTTCCTGTCCAGCGATTTGTTAAACGGACAGAATAGCTACATTGGTCACCCTTACTGGAAAAAAGCAAGGAAAAGCCTCACTGTGTACCCTAATAAGCTGGACGCCATGTTGGCTCTCCTAGTGTGTTCTTCATGCACTGTGCTACACTGTGCTTGGATGCCACTTAAGAGACTGTTCTCAGGAGATTGCCAAGCCACTGAATCATATGAGGAAATGGCAGAACCAAGATGGCTATTTTGTGACGATGCTAGATTAAGTCAAATTGAAAGTAAAACATGACTACACTCAACCTTAGGTAACCTAGATGTTGTTCTGTCAAAGTGATTAAGATCTCTTTTACTGTTTTACAGCATTTATTACAGCCTCTTGTGTGTGGCTACTTCCATTTAGAAACAAATAAAACGGAACAATATGTTCCGACTCCGCTGTTAGTGGCTGGGACAGGCCAGTATGGGCTGTAATGCGGTCACTGGCAGTCATTATCGATGGCTGTTGTGCTGTTCAGTGAGGTCTGCGACTGCCTGTTGCATCTGGACCAGGGCtctgaccccccctcccccagcacCAGGCCTGTTAATGAATGGAAAGGTCGATTGATTAAAATGGTCGTTCAGTTCGCTAATTAAAGTGAGCTGCTTACTGCAGATGCAGCCTGTCACTGTGCATTGTGACTCtaatgtgacgtgtgtgtgtgtgtgtgtgtgtgtgtgtgtgtgtgtgtgtgtggagagcggagaagggagagggagatgcaaAGTGCCTTGAAAATATGTTATATTTATGTGAGTGAGGATGACAATGGATGCATATGAACACTCCAAAGTATGtgtatgctagtgtgtgtgtgtatgtcaatgcgtgtgtgagcgagtgagtgctGGTATTGATGTCGGCCAAATGAAAGCTGAACAGATGCCTGGCAGACTGATGTTTTATTCATGGACAGCCGTGGCGGATGCACCTGTGATATCGACTAGAGGATTTGTACCAGGCTGCCTCCTGACATgtcgcgcacgcacacacacacacacacacacacacacacacacaacctagcCAAAGACTTCACTGCCACTGCCTTCATTCTGGCCACAGAAGATTGGTGACCATTCATGGCTCACACTATAGTTGGCCTGTGTGTCCACAATGACTGCTCTGTGTCCTCCGTAATGAATGGAAGGGAGCTGGACagggctggactggactggacaggGCTGGGCTGGTGGACCCACTGTCCATTGCTGCTTGATGATGGCG
This genomic stretch from Alosa sapidissima isolate fAloSap1 chromosome 16, fAloSap1.pri, whole genome shotgun sequence harbors:
- the LOC121685282 gene encoding D(1C) dopamine receptor; the protein is MDNFTNETQVLSNGTDEGSERQDSVRALIIGFLLFLLIVSTLLGNMLVCAAVVKFRHLRSKVTNFFVISLAVSDLFVAVLVMPWEAISAVAGSWLFGNFCGVWIAFDIMCSTASILNLCIISLDRYWAIASPFRYERKMTHRMAFMMIGLAWTLSILISFIPVQLNWHMAEGDAEDAHSINQTINCKANLNKTYAISSSLISFYIPVIIMIATYTRIFRIAQTQIRRISSLERAAEQAQNNLHTDCSTESSLKTTFKKETKVLKTLSVIMGVFVCCWLPFFVLNCMVPFCQCVSDTTFTIFVWFGWANSSLNPVIYAFNADFRKAFSSILGCNKICPSNTVEAVNFSNELVSYHHDTTLQKDAQPLVIPLPHEVVSSREDTGLPFDKVSVTSNVSRNHKHMLLPAIGHYECDGEISLDTITPFTSTALECDGLPGQNDK
- the tbc1d12a gene encoding TBC1 domain family member 12 isoform X2, coding for MNEMERAENGELVLALSVDLNENEEGNKKHLRPASMDCNIAEVKSRLLNDGSKKSYPADKVALPGTGYVYVSSHSKNVNSDAALSSLQVTSPVESSIMLDLIPEALPGPINDSCVILEQHRDGILNGFPESSVETTVVVGPEDEGGGSGGIPSHQTAAVSRDTPQEGNGMLLSTRASDTVRPEEERARETEDSNADKLDKGHLNPEARPKSTAVSPALSCAGKHQQNCTCMSAIADMKLSNGDVDLGNSIGFPMDVTCVDHSQETHSSGGQNNELDAPDGETKVSNGGLMIVNNSSPHSKISNLTPGTAGGLSDSGVLTHQLENSRSSPGSYGCSSRESGHASEEASPADQLTDPACWAFEPEDDLVELSSKLSITPSPERTSSENTQTESSLREDSSEAYGPSRPQSLRTTPSYAVSLSCDATPLSPDDGEGYIGADEGMDPDGTYRNRFEVSRRQSAPDQWPDGQAVDVEMNSEQPGSSKKHGIAEFFTRGLFSRKPKEQKSGAASSPGWKLFGRIPPRDNSSSSIQQEHEAKAGQTAGPHPQNQPMRRKNLEFEPTSTTALILEDRPANLPAKSMEEAERHRQEYEEMVAGAKRRELKEAQRKKRQMKERFKQEESIAVAMVIWNTEVLPNWESMRNTRRVRELWWQGLPPSVRGKVWGLAIGNELNITPELYEIFLSRAKEKWRSFSETSSETDVEDCGASLADRESSLDLIKLDISRTFPSLYIFQKGGPYHDLLHSVLGAYTCYRPDVGYVQGMSFIAAVLILNMEEADAFIAFANLLNKPCQMAFFRVDHDLMLKYFAAFEVFFEENLPRLFQHFQNNSLTPDFYLIDWIFTLYSKSLPLDVACRVWDVFCRDGEEALFRTGLGILRLYQDVLLQMDFIHSAQFLSRLPDNTPAHTLFNCIANTHMLSNNRRWNQVFAALMKDGSSVADRNNSPALRR
- the tbc1d12a gene encoding TBC1 domain family member 12 isoform X1, producing the protein MNEMERAENGELVLALSVDLNENEEGNKKHLRPASMDCNIAEVKSRLLNDGSKKSYPADKVALPGTGYVYVSSHSKNVNSDAALSSLQVTSPVESSIMLDLIPEALPGPINDSCVILEQHRDGILNGFPESSVETTVVVGPEDEGGGSGGIPSHQTAAVSRDTPQEGNGMLLSTRASDTVRPEEERARETEDSNADKLDKGHLNPEARPKSTAVSPALSCAGKHQQNCTCMSAIADMKLSNGDVDLGNSIGFPMDVTCVDHSQETHSSGGQNNELDAPDGETKVSNGGLMIVNNSSPHSKISNLTPGTAGGLSDSGVLTHQLENSRSSPGSYGCSSRESGHASEEASPADQLTDPACWAFEPEDDLVELSSKLSITPSPERTSSENTQTESSLREDSSEAYGPSRPQSLRTTPSYAVSLSCDATPLSPDDGEGYIGADEGMDPDGTYRNRFEVSRRQSAPDQWPDGQAVDVEMNSEQPGSSKKHGIAEFFTRGLFSRKPKEQKSGAASSPGWKLFGRIPPRDNSSSSIQQDDSPARVSGSVSAPNLSITGEHEAKAGQTAGPHPQNQPMRRKNLEFEPTSTTALILEDRPANLPAKSMEEAERHRQEYEEMVAGAKRRELKEAQRKKRQMKERFKQEESIAVAMVIWNTEVLPNWESMRNTRRVRELWWQGLPPSVRGKVWGLAIGNELNITPELYEIFLSRAKEKWRSFSETSSETDVEDCGASLADRESSLDLIKLDISRTFPSLYIFQKGGPYHDLLHSVLGAYTCYRPDVGYVQGMSFIAAVLILNMEEADAFIAFANLLNKPCQMAFFRVDHDLMLKYFAAFEVFFEENLPRLFQHFQNNSLTPDFYLIDWIFTLYSKSLPLDVACRVWDVFCRDGEEALFRTGLGILRLYQDVLLQMDFIHSAQFLSRLPDNTPAHTLFNCIANTHMLSNNRRWNQVFAALMKDGSSVADRNNSPALRR